One window from the genome of Roseisolibacter agri encodes:
- a CDS encoding DUF4861 domain-containing protein — protein MRRSNARTALPLLLVAAPLASAAAQSPARVTLRAENTLNVARTEEIVAVPWAAVRRALPAAAPAKVRVLDAAGRELTSQVVDNDGDGTDDELLLQADFWPKEVKSFTVEAVAPTQKPVARVDVRYDPPRDDVAWESDRIGFRIYGQGLWKNPEYEPLHSSGIDVWPKRTRALIVEKWYTKGHDQYHVDTGEGADFYDVGPTLGTGGVAVWSRDTLWRADNFKSYRIIARGPLRGVFELRYDPWTADGRKVSEVKRIAIDAGQNLYRTTSIFTADGTQELPYVIGVVKRPGLVGITSKANTWAWLTGWGPVAPKNGGHGELGNAVMLPRERVVDWKEAHGHYLAVSRATPGQPVVHYVGAGWTASGDFPTPQAWWAYLDRFAQRLAAPIAVTLPAGTAAR, from the coding sequence ATGCGCCGCTCGAACGCTCGCACCGCCCTCCCCCTCCTGCTGGTCGCCGCGCCGCTGGCGTCGGCTGCCGCGCAGTCGCCCGCACGCGTGACGCTCCGCGCGGAGAACACGCTGAACGTCGCGCGCACGGAGGAGATCGTCGCGGTGCCATGGGCGGCGGTGCGCCGCGCGCTCCCCGCCGCCGCGCCCGCGAAGGTGCGCGTGCTCGACGCGGCGGGACGCGAGCTGACGTCGCAGGTGGTGGACAACGACGGTGACGGCACCGACGACGAGCTGCTGCTGCAGGCCGACTTCTGGCCGAAGGAGGTGAAGAGCTTCACCGTCGAGGCGGTGGCGCCGACGCAGAAGCCGGTCGCCCGGGTGGACGTGCGCTACGACCCGCCGCGCGACGACGTCGCGTGGGAGAGCGACCGCATCGGCTTCCGCATCTACGGGCAGGGGCTCTGGAAGAACCCGGAGTACGAGCCGCTCCACAGCAGCGGCATCGACGTCTGGCCCAAGCGGACGCGCGCGCTGATCGTCGAGAAGTGGTACACGAAGGGCCACGACCAGTACCACGTCGACACCGGCGAGGGCGCCGACTTCTACGACGTCGGCCCGACGCTCGGCACCGGCGGCGTCGCGGTCTGGTCGCGCGACACGCTCTGGCGCGCCGACAACTTCAAGTCGTACCGGATCATCGCCAGGGGACCGCTGCGCGGCGTGTTCGAGCTGCGCTACGACCCGTGGACCGCGGACGGCCGCAAGGTCTCCGAGGTGAAGCGCATCGCCATCGACGCGGGCCAGAACCTGTACCGCACGACCAGCATCTTCACCGCCGACGGCACGCAGGAGCTGCCGTACGTCATCGGCGTCGTGAAGCGCCCGGGCCTCGTGGGGATCACGAGCAAGGCGAACACGTGGGCATGGCTGACCGGCTGGGGTCCCGTCGCGCCCAAGAACGGCGGCCACGGCGAGCTCGGAAACGCGGTGATGCTACCGCGCGAGCGCGTGGTCGACTGGAAGGAGGCGCACGGCCACTACCTGGCCGTCAGCCGTGCGACGCCGGGCCAGCCCGTCGTGCACTACGTCGGCGCGGGGTGGACGGCGAGCGGCGACTTCCCGACCCCGCAGGCGTGGTGGGCCTATCTCGACCGGTTCGCGCAGCGCCTCGCGGCGCCGATCGCGGTGACGCTCCCCGCGGGGACCGCCGCGCGGTGA
- the kduD gene encoding 2-dehydro-3-deoxy-D-gluconate 5-dehydrogenase KduD: protein MSDANAHLARFSLAGRTALVTGASRGLGQAIAVGLAQAGADVVCASTKRSGTDDTAAAVRALGRRAWQLEADHSDRDAVLALADAAEREAGDIDVLVNNAGTIRRHPAVDYPFEEWEAVLRPNLDAVWVLSQRLGRGMVARGRGKIVNVASLLSFQGGITVPAYTASKHAVAGLTKALANEWARHGVQVNAVAPGYFETDNTERLRQDPVRLEQISARIPAARWGTPEDLAGAVVFLASPAADYVNGHVLVVDGGWMAR from the coding sequence ATGAGCGACGCGAACGCGCATCTCGCGCGATTCTCGCTCGCGGGCCGCACCGCGCTCGTCACCGGCGCCAGCCGCGGGCTCGGGCAGGCGATCGCCGTGGGCCTGGCGCAGGCGGGCGCCGACGTGGTGTGCGCGAGCACGAAGCGCAGCGGCACCGACGACACGGCGGCCGCGGTGCGTGCGCTCGGGCGCCGCGCCTGGCAGCTGGAGGCCGACCACTCGGACCGCGACGCGGTGCTGGCGCTGGCCGACGCGGCCGAGCGCGAGGCGGGCGACATCGACGTCCTCGTGAACAACGCGGGCACCATCCGCCGCCACCCGGCGGTGGACTATCCGTTCGAGGAGTGGGAGGCGGTGCTCCGCCCCAACCTCGACGCGGTGTGGGTGCTGTCGCAGCGGCTGGGGCGCGGGATGGTGGCGCGCGGCCGCGGCAAGATCGTCAACGTCGCGTCGCTGCTCTCGTTCCAGGGCGGCATCACCGTGCCCGCCTACACGGCCAGCAAGCACGCCGTCGCGGGGCTCACGAAGGCGCTCGCCAACGAGTGGGCGCGCCACGGCGTGCAGGTGAACGCGGTGGCGCCCGGCTACTTCGAGACCGACAACACCGAGCGCCTGCGCCAGGACCCGGTGCGCCTGGAGCAGATCTCGGCGCGCATCCCGGCCGCGCGCTGGGGCACGCCCGAGGACCTGGCGGGCGCCGTCGTCTTCCTCGCCTCGCCGGCCGCCGACTACGTCAACGGGCACGTGCTCGTGGTCGACGGCGGGTGGATGGCGCGATGA
- the kduI gene encoding 5-dehydro-4-deoxy-D-glucuronate isomerase, protein MHTRSLSLAPLGTGMTPKSRMQYLPNASAARRMDTSELRAHFLVQGLFVPGAITLRLVDLDRVVLGGAVPTTAPLSLPTPGDLKAEYFCERRELGVLNTGAAGTVTVDGTAHALAAHEVLYVGRGSREVTFASDDATKPARFYLVSYPAHAAHPTTRIAAADADVLELGSAETSNKRRIRRYIHQRGAQSAQLVMGVTTLEPGSVWNTMPAHTHDRRSEVYLYFDLPSDAMVLHLLGEPTETRTLVVRDGEVALSPGWSVHAGCGTRAYAFCWAMGGENQDYADMDPVAMETLR, encoded by the coding sequence ATGCACACGAGATCCCTCTCCCTCGCTCCGCTCGGGACCGGGATGACACCCAAGAGCCGAATGCAATACCTCCCGAATGCGTCCGCCGCCCGCCGCATGGACACCTCCGAGCTGCGCGCGCACTTCCTCGTGCAGGGGCTGTTCGTGCCGGGCGCGATCACGCTCCGCCTCGTGGACCTCGACCGCGTGGTGCTCGGCGGCGCCGTCCCGACGACCGCGCCGCTGTCGCTGCCGACGCCGGGCGACCTGAAGGCCGAGTACTTCTGCGAGCGCCGCGAGCTGGGCGTGCTGAACACGGGCGCCGCGGGCACGGTGACGGTGGACGGCACGGCGCACGCCCTGGCCGCGCACGAGGTGCTCTACGTCGGCCGCGGCAGCCGCGAGGTGACGTTCGCCAGCGACGACGCGACAAAGCCCGCGCGCTTCTACCTCGTGAGCTACCCGGCGCACGCCGCGCATCCGACGACGCGCATCGCGGCCGCCGACGCGGACGTGCTGGAGCTCGGGAGCGCCGAGACGTCGAACAAGCGCCGCATCCGCCGCTACATCCACCAGCGCGGCGCGCAGAGCGCGCAGCTCGTGATGGGCGTGACGACGCTGGAGCCCGGGAGCGTGTGGAACACGATGCCCGCGCACACGCACGACCGCCGCTCCGAGGTGTACCTCTACTTCGACCTGCCGTCGGACGCGATGGTGCTGCACCTGCTCGGCGAGCCGACCGAGACGCGCACGCTGGTGGTGCGTGACGGCGAGGTCGCGCTCTCGCCCGGGTGGTCGGTGCACGCCGGCTGCGGCACGCGCGCCTACGCCTTCTGCTGGGCGATGGGCGGCGAGAACCAGGACTACGCGGACATGGACCCCGTCGCGATGGAGACGCTCCGCTGA
- a CDS encoding pectinesterase family protein — translation MRPVAARPVAALVAVALAATAAHAQSADAVVDARHAGAEGARVGGVRTYRTLGAALAAAPRDGRRPFVVRLRAGRYREKLSVDRPNVRLIGAHRDSTVISWDDAAGTPAKGGGVLGTRGSWTLRVTAPGFRAEQLTVENAFDYPANARKPDGDPTKLQGTQAVALALTDGSDRAVLLDVRMTGYQDTFFANAGRVYLRGCEISGHVDFIFGAARAVFEDCDILSRDRGDPRNNGYVTAPSTDAASPIGFLFVRSRLKKESPAMAANSVALGRPWHPSATPMAVSSAVFLDCWMDDHITVAGWDRMSSVDSATQVRYWFEPAVARFYEAGSTGPGAVASPTRRVLGPGDLRSYTIARTLGDWTPDVAPSK, via the coding sequence GTGAGGCCCGTCGCGGCGCGGCCGGTCGCGGCGCTGGTGGCCGTCGCCCTCGCCGCGACGGCCGCCCACGCGCAGTCGGCCGATGCCGTCGTCGACGCGCGGCACGCCGGCGCCGAGGGCGCGCGCGTGGGCGGCGTGCGCACCTACCGCACGCTCGGCGCCGCGCTGGCGGCCGCGCCGCGCGACGGCCGCCGCCCGTTCGTCGTCCGCCTGCGCGCGGGCCGCTACCGCGAGAAGCTCTCGGTGGACCGGCCGAACGTCCGGCTGATCGGCGCGCACCGCGACTCGACCGTCATCAGCTGGGACGACGCGGCGGGCACGCCGGCAAAGGGCGGCGGCGTGCTGGGCACGCGCGGCAGCTGGACGCTGCGCGTCACGGCGCCCGGCTTCCGCGCCGAGCAGCTGACCGTGGAGAACGCGTTCGACTACCCGGCGAACGCGCGCAAGCCCGACGGCGATCCCACGAAGCTGCAGGGCACCCAGGCCGTCGCGCTCGCGCTCACCGACGGCAGCGACCGCGCGGTGCTGCTCGACGTCCGCATGACGGGCTACCAGGACACCTTCTTCGCCAACGCGGGACGCGTCTACCTGCGCGGCTGCGAGATCTCGGGCCACGTCGACTTCATCTTCGGCGCGGCGCGCGCGGTGTTCGAGGACTGCGACATCCTCAGCCGCGACCGCGGCGACCCGCGCAACAACGGCTACGTGACGGCGCCCAGCACCGACGCCGCGTCGCCCATCGGGTTCCTGTTCGTGCGCAGCCGCTTGAAGAAGGAGTCGCCCGCGATGGCGGCGAACAGCGTCGCGCTCGGGCGGCCGTGGCATCCGTCGGCGACGCCGATGGCCGTCAGCAGCGCGGTCTTCCTCGACTGCTGGATGGACGACCACATCACCGTCGCCGGGTGGGACCGCATGTCGTCGGTGGATTCGGCGACGCAGGTGCGCTACTGGTTCGAGCCGGCGGTCGCGCGCTTCTACGAGGCCGGCAGCACGGGTCCGGGCGCCGTCGCCAGCCCCACGCGCCGCGTGCTCGGCCCCGGCGACCTGAGATCCTACACCATCGCGCGCACGCTCGGCGACTGGACGCCGGACGTCGCGCCCTCGAAATGA